A window from Longimicrobiales bacterium encodes these proteins:
- a CDS encoding patatin-like phospholipase family protein gives MAEIGLVLTGGGARGAYQVGVLSWIARRYPELDLPILTGVSAGAVNAAKLASRFGTFAQSVEELRGLWSELQVEDVFRVAPWSIAWSAFRWGSRLTSGGGQGVARVQGLLDTTPLRELLEEVMVTQEGVLSGVDYNLERGALKSVAIVTASYTTSQSVVWVQGRDIAPWTRPNRRAVQTKLRIDHIMASAALPLFFPAVEIQDPAVGAHWYGDGGMRLSAPLSPALHLGADRVLAISTRYDRAQQEVDAPVVTGYPPPAQVLGLLLNSVFLDLIDQDVMRLERLNSLLVKLPPEERNGLRPIRILTIRPSQDLARMAAGHELDLPWAFRFMTRGLGTRETRSPDILAMLMFNPLYLQEVMELGERDAEANAHELERFIEDEVHP, from the coding sequence ATGGCTGAGATCGGACTCGTCCTGACCGGCGGCGGCGCCCGGGGTGCCTACCAGGTGGGTGTGCTGTCATGGATCGCCCGCCGCTATCCCGAGCTGGACCTGCCGATCCTGACCGGCGTGTCCGCGGGCGCCGTCAATGCCGCCAAGCTGGCCTCCCGGTTCGGGACCTTCGCCCAGTCGGTCGAGGAGCTGCGGGGCCTCTGGAGCGAGCTCCAGGTGGAGGACGTCTTCCGCGTGGCGCCGTGGTCCATCGCGTGGAGTGCGTTTCGCTGGGGTTCCCGCCTGACGTCCGGCGGTGGCCAGGGCGTGGCGCGCGTGCAGGGACTGCTGGATACGACGCCGCTGCGCGAGCTGCTCGAGGAGGTGATGGTCACGCAGGAGGGCGTGCTCAGCGGCGTCGACTACAACCTGGAGCGGGGCGCCCTGAAGTCGGTCGCGATCGTCACGGCGTCGTACACGACAAGCCAGTCGGTCGTGTGGGTGCAGGGGCGCGACATCGCGCCCTGGACGCGGCCGAACCGCCGGGCGGTGCAGACCAAGCTGCGGATCGATCACATCATGGCGTCTGCGGCGCTGCCGCTGTTCTTCCCTGCCGTCGAGATCCAGGATCCTGCGGTCGGCGCACACTGGTACGGCGACGGCGGCATGCGTCTGTCCGCCCCGCTGTCCCCTGCGCTGCACCTCGGCGCGGACCGCGTGCTCGCGATCTCGACGCGTTACGATCGTGCGCAGCAGGAGGTGGATGCGCCGGTGGTCACCGGTTACCCGCCGCCCGCGCAGGTGCTCGGTCTGCTGCTGAACTCCGTGTTTCTCGATCTGATCGACCAGGACGTCATGCGGCTCGAGCGGCTCAATTCGCTGCTCGTGAAGCTGCCGCCCGAAGAACGCAACGGCCTGCGCCCGATCCGCATCCTCACGATCCGGCCGAGCCAGGACCTCGCTCGCATGGCCGCGGGGCACGAGCTCGACCTGCCGTGGGCGTTCCGCTTCATGACGCGAGGGCTCGGCACGCGCGAGACGCGCTCCCCCGACATCCTCGCGATGCTGATGTTCAACCCGCTGTACCTGCAGGAAGTGATGGAGCTGGGCGAACGCGATGCCGAGGCGAACGCCCACGAACTCGAGCGGTTCATCGAGGACGAGGTCCATCCCTGA